A single genomic interval of Chryseobacterium paludis harbors:
- a CDS encoding helix-turn-helix domain-containing protein: protein MQKEKLRALRKKRGHTQQEIADLLATDVSNYSRKESGNVKIIRAEWEKIAGFLDVPLEDIYEEDEAMIVIENQVFNDSPASSIVNGNNSGGNITNFTNDLSIEIIKNLQDYISLLKEEMISLKKKNEPGQ from the coding sequence ATGCAAAAAGAAAAATTACGTGCCCTAAGAAAGAAAAGAGGCCATACCCAACAGGAGATCGCTGATCTGCTTGCAACAGATGTATCCAACTACAGCAGAAAGGAAAGCGGCAATGTTAAGATCATAAGAGCCGAATGGGAGAAAATAGCCGGCTTTCTGGATGTTCCACTTGAAGACATCTACGAAGAGGATGAAGCGATGATCGTTATCGAAAACCAGGTATTCAATGATAGCCCAGCTTCTTCCATCGTTAATGGAAATAATTCTGGCGGAAATATTACAAACTTCACCAATGATCTAAGCATAGAGATCATTAAAAATCTACAGGACTACATCAGCCTGCTAAAAGAAGAAATGATCAGCCTAAAAAAGAAAAACGAACCGGGGCAATAA
- a CDS encoding TonB-dependent receptor plug domain-containing protein, translating into MEPKFTFYKTNKTIITILVLFAQLFFSQSRDTIKEQVIVPVHIQKKTFKEILPAQVISGEQLERLNSHSVADALRYFAGIQIKDYGGIGGLKTINIRSMGSQHVGVFYDGIQLGNAQNGIVDLGRFSLDDLEEISLYNGQKSEIFQPAKDFGSSGSIYLQPKIPTFKGNKKTNLVVRFKNSSIDLFNPSFRLEQKISEKISASFSSEFIQSDGVYKFRYRKKYPDGEIANDTIAKRFDSDIKSKRFETSLHGDLKDGNWSVRGYGYLSDRGIPAAIVNNRFGARGQRLRDESYFVQASLRKKLFPKFETQLRAKFAYDYTFYADTVSTEAAFPVRNSYIQREVYVSSSNMYSITSNWDISASVDFQYNNLDANLFNFSYPTRYTTLMAFATTYQWRRFKFLGSVLGTFVSEEVEKNSKSPDKTEWTPAAFLSYQPFNSKEITIRAFYKRIFRMPTFNDLYYTVIGNAFLKPEFTNQYNVGFTYGKSYHHQILKGIYATVDGYFNKVDDKIIAAPTGNLFRWTMLNLGNVEILGTDVHVQADLNFGNVTIRPQVNYTFQRARDFSDRSESYFGDQIPYTPWHSGNFTTMADYKDWSFNYSFVYVGERYDGQQNNIQYNYVQPWYTHDLSVQKKFNWQTHQIKASLEVNNIFNQYYDVVLNYPMPGRTFKLIVSFTL; encoded by the coding sequence ATGGAACCAAAATTTACTTTTTATAAAACGAATAAAACGATTATCACAATTCTTGTGCTATTCGCTCAGCTTTTCTTTTCTCAGTCGAGGGATACTATTAAAGAACAGGTCATTGTTCCTGTACATATTCAGAAAAAGACCTTTAAAGAGATCCTTCCGGCACAGGTAATATCGGGAGAACAATTAGAGAGACTTAACAGCCATTCCGTAGCAGATGCTCTCCGGTATTTTGCGGGGATTCAAATTAAGGACTATGGCGGGATCGGAGGTCTGAAAACCATCAATATCCGTAGCATGGGAAGCCAGCATGTTGGTGTTTTCTATGATGGTATCCAGTTGGGAAATGCTCAAAATGGGATTGTGGATTTAGGGCGGTTTTCTCTTGATGATCTTGAAGAAATCTCTCTTTATAACGGGCAGAAAAGTGAAATTTTTCAGCCTGCAAAAGATTTTGGTTCTTCGGGTTCCATTTATCTGCAGCCAAAAATCCCAACTTTTAAAGGAAATAAAAAAACCAATCTTGTCGTAAGATTTAAAAACAGTTCCATTGATTTATTTAATCCTTCATTTCGGTTAGAACAAAAAATATCTGAGAAAATATCGGCAAGCTTCAGCTCTGAATTTATACAAAGTGACGGAGTTTATAAATTTAGATATAGAAAGAAATATCCTGATGGAGAAATTGCCAATGATACAATTGCCAAAAGATTTGATTCTGATATTAAATCAAAAAGGTTTGAAACAAGTCTTCATGGGGATTTAAAAGATGGAAACTGGAGTGTGAGAGGATATGGTTATCTGTCTGATCGTGGAATTCCGGCAGCGATTGTTAATAATCGTTTTGGTGCACGGGGACAAAGATTGCGGGATGAAAGCTACTTTGTTCAAGCCAGTTTAAGGAAAAAACTATTTCCGAAATTTGAAACACAGCTTAGAGCAAAATTTGCTTACGATTATACTTTTTATGCAGATACAGTTTCTACAGAAGCGGCTTTTCCTGTTCGCAACAGTTATATCCAGCGTGAAGTATATGTTTCTTCATCCAATATGTATTCTATAACATCCAACTGGGATATAAGTGCGAGTGTAGATTTTCAGTATAATAATCTGGATGCCAATTTGTTTAATTTTTCCTACCCTACCCGTTATACTACATTAATGGCTTTTGCGACGACTTACCAGTGGCGGCGGTTCAAATTTTTAGGAAGTGTTCTGGGTACTTTTGTAAGTGAAGAAGTTGAGAAAAATTCTAAATCTCCGGATAAAACAGAATGGACACCAGCGGCATTTCTGTCCTATCAGCCTTTTAATTCTAAGGAGATAACCATAAGAGCTTTTTACAAGAGAATTTTCAGGATGCCTACTTTCAATGATCTGTATTATACGGTAATTGGAAATGCTTTTCTAAAACCTGAATTTACAAATCAGTATAACGTAGGTTTTACCTATGGGAAATCCTATCATCATCAGATTTTAAAGGGTATTTATGCTACAGTAGATGGCTACTTCAATAAGGTGGATGATAAAATTATTGCAGCTCCCACAGGAAACTTATTCCGATGGACAATGCTGAATCTCGGAAATGTAGAGATCCTGGGAACTGATGTTCACGTACAGGCTGATCTGAATTTTGGAAATGTAACCATAAGACCTCAGGTGAACTATACCTTTCAGCGGGCACGGGATTTTTCTGATCGAAGCGAAAGCTATTTCGGGGATCAGATTCCATATACTCCATGGCATAGTGGAAACTTTACGACAATGGCAGATTACAAAGACTGGAGTTTCAATTATAGTTTTGTTTATGTAGGGGAACGATATGACGGCCAGCAAAACAATATTCAATACAATTATGTTCAGCCTTGGTATACTCACGATCTATCGGTGCAAAAAAAATTCAACTGGCAGACACATCAAATTAAAGCGAGCCTGGAGGTCAACAATATTTTCAATCAATACTATGATGTGGTACTGAATTACCCTATGCCTGGAAGAACTTTTAAACTAATTGTAAGTTTTACATTATGA
- a CDS encoding YncE family protein, which yields MRKLNFCLLIGLLLFFFSCRTDEYIPREQKEEGLAQPENTAIKGFYILNEGNMGSNKCTLDFFDYTTGVYRRNIYGEINPNVVKELGDVGNDIQIYGSKLYVIVNVSNKIEVLDAKTAKRIKTIQLQNCRYIKFKDGKAYASSYAGPVDINPNAPKGKVVEIDTVSLSIQRQVTVGYQPEEMEIVGNQLFVANSGGYMVPNYDKTVSVIDLNSFTETRKLDVAINLHRLKKDNYGDLYVSSRGDYYNIPSSLYLVDAATGVLKKDFHVAVSEMTIVNDKLYYYGNEFNYNTHSYSKSFGIIDVKTEQIISNKIIDQEYVDGIKAPYGIAVNPITEDIYITDARNYVSTGFVYCFNKSGHFKWKTEGGNIPAHFTFLYK from the coding sequence ATGAGAAAATTAAACTTTTGCCTCCTGATCGGTCTGCTTCTTTTCTTCTTTTCTTGCAGAACAGATGAATATATTCCCCGTGAGCAAAAAGAGGAAGGTCTGGCACAGCCAGAAAATACGGCTATTAAAGGGTTTTATATTCTTAATGAGGGAAATATGGGAAGTAATAAATGTACGCTGGACTTTTTTGATTATACAACAGGAGTGTACCGACGTAATATTTATGGTGAAATCAATCCCAATGTCGTAAAGGAGTTGGGTGATGTTGGAAATGATATCCAGATCTATGGAAGTAAACTCTATGTGATTGTAAATGTTTCCAATAAAATTGAGGTATTAGATGCTAAAACAGCAAAGCGTATTAAAACAATTCAGTTACAGAATTGCAGATATATCAAATTTAAAGATGGAAAAGCGTATGCAAGCAGTTATGCCGGACCTGTTGATATCAATCCTAATGCTCCTAAAGGAAAGGTTGTAGAAATTGATACGGTTTCACTTTCCATTCAGAGACAGGTAACAGTGGGATATCAGCCTGAAGAAATGGAGATTGTAGGCAATCAGCTTTTTGTCGCTAACTCGGGAGGGTATATGGTTCCTAATTATGATAAAACGGTTTCGGTGATTGATCTCAATTCATTTACAGAAACCAGGAAATTGGATGTGGCAATTAATCTTCACCGTCTTAAAAAAGACAATTACGGCGATTTATATGTGAGCTCCAGAGGGGATTATTATAACATCCCTTCAAGTTTATATTTAGTGGATGCTGCAACAGGAGTGCTGAAAAAAGATTTTCATGTGGCAGTAAGCGAAATGACCATCGTTAATGACAAATTGTATTATTACGGGAATGAGTTTAATTACAATACCCACTCTTATTCTAAATCATTTGGCATTATTGATGTAAAAACCGAGCAGATCATTTCCAATAAAATTATTGACCAGGAATACGTAGATGGTATTAAAGCACCTTACGGAATAGCTGTAAATCCGATCACAGAAGATATTTACATTACAGACGCCCGGAATTATGTGTCTACAGGATTTGTCTACTGCTTTAATAAAAGTGGACATTTTAAATGGAAAACCGAGGGTGGAAATATCCCGGCACACTTCACCTTTTTATACAAATAA
- a CDS encoding cell surface protein — MDRNIFKILKTVLAVFLLVGMTACKSDRDEDSPFNGLEESYTINRFNVLNIAANVSGKMTWSIKDSIISEGSELDFISPYIKTYPLTLKIDQNGKVKTYQSTIIVNKEPGSYSKYVSNVLDFRPAVGQFTNEIPEYMVGDTSSSMLQKAKGSLVGSNTSMISLGGFGGYVVLGFDHTIPNMNGRDFKILGNAFWGNNANEPRSGSCEPGIIMVAYDRNKNGKPDDNEWYEIAGSEYFKNTTVKNYSITYFKPNENKPPVPGNEPWQADIEYVKWQDNLGNTGFKTKNGFHDHSFYPLWISDASYGFSGTKIQNNYYDQSGNGSYWVGKSYDFGYADNAPNNDEASNIDISWAVDKNGKYVKLPGIDFVKVHTAVNQEAGWLGEVSTEVAGAYDLYIK; from the coding sequence ATGGACAGAAATATTTTTAAAATTTTAAAAACTGTACTGGCGGTATTTCTATTGGTAGGAATGACCGCATGTAAAAGTGACAGAGATGAAGATTCACCATTTAATGGTTTAGAAGAATCTTATACGATCAACCGTTTCAATGTTCTGAATATTGCCGCGAATGTTTCAGGAAAAATGACATGGAGCATTAAAGACTCTATTATTTCTGAGGGCTCAGAGCTGGACTTTATCAGTCCCTATATTAAAACATACCCTCTTACTTTAAAAATAGATCAGAACGGAAAGGTAAAAACGTATCAATCAACAATTATCGTCAATAAGGAACCCGGTTCTTACAGTAAATATGTTTCCAATGTATTGGATTTCCGTCCTGCTGTAGGACAATTTACCAACGAAATTCCTGAATATATGGTTGGAGATACTTCCAGCAGTATGCTTCAAAAAGCCAAAGGATCTTTGGTGGGTTCTAATACCTCGATGATTAGTTTAGGTGGTTTTGGAGGATATGTAGTTTTAGGCTTTGATCATACCATACCAAATATGAATGGTCGGGATTTCAAAATCCTTGGAAATGCTTTCTGGGGGAATAATGCTAATGAACCTCGCTCAGGATCTTGTGAGCCTGGAATTATTATGGTCGCTTATGACAGAAATAAAAATGGGAAACCGGATGATAATGAATGGTATGAAATTGCGGGAAGCGAATATTTTAAAAATACAACCGTTAAAAACTACAGTATTACTTATTTCAAACCTAATGAAAATAAGCCTCCTGTTCCTGGAAATGAACCCTGGCAGGCTGATATAGAATACGTTAAATGGCAGGATAATCTTGGAAATACTGGTTTTAAGACAAAAAATGGATTTCATGATCACAGTTTTTATCCATTATGGATTTCCGATGCTTCTTATGGTTTCTCAGGAACAAAAATACAGAATAACTATTACGATCAGAGCGGAAACGGATCCTATTGGGTAGGGAAGTCTTACGATTTCGGATATGCCGATAATGCTCCGAATAATGATGAAGCCTCCAATATAGATATTTCTTGGGCGGTCGACAAAAATGGAAAATATGTAAAACTTCCGGGGATTGATTTTGTAAAAGTACATACTGCTGTTAACCAGGAAGCTGGTTGGCTGGGAGAGGTTTCTACTGAAGTAGCCGGTGCTTATGATTTGTATATAAAATAA
- a CDS encoding T9SS type A sorting domain-containing protein has protein sequence MKKIYLLTLLLFFAFFTNAQVTVQGVPRNDIKQNSKQKNELKTTTTVTDFSDIQYWVGTGSKKAAFVVQWNDGKNPDALVWGFKWDGNATGEDMLKAIAQTDHRFYSLLYQGTTFGSAIGGLGFDLNGQGTIGLYKSGNLTYPLYPLNGIVNTTAYDFDDYTSIDGANDHWKSGWTTGYWSYWVKNPADAAFGYSSLGASNRVLEDGSWDLWNFYPGMVDQPISTTLTPVSAYSSPTTFTDGYFMVNEDWFGHTNGSVNFINNNGQINYRVYSNANNNQSFGATTQYGTIYGDKFYFISKQAADGGDTQYTPGGRLVIANATTMQKIAGFNTIGGGDGRSFLGVNEHKGYIGTTTGIFLFNIDNLQVGSLVPGTGGKGQIGNMIRTSQYVFAVTQNGGILVINPNTNAVVQTIAGAFYSIVQAKDGSVWGIQEQKLVSINPTTFATLEYAIPTTKYFGDWGAWYAGRLTYSTQQNALYWINSINAFSSGAKIVKFDVTSKAFNENFAAIPGQAGTYKQIPYGAALRVNPVTDELILNTTESGFGAHYQKNWIHTFSNTGALTNTKTLNDYYWFPSVAVFPDNNAPVVKSTFPSQTTVNSTTTIDLKTVVSDTDNLSMAIVKSIKSNSNQGIVTAVINTNDELVLTPHSTGTATVVLSFNSNGKVVEKSLTVNASTSTLGTAEVKKLELGIYPNPATDILNIKTQDKVMNTTIFDISGKVINAPFNNGQINVSTLTKGMYILKVVTDKAVYQQKFIKN, from the coding sequence ATGAAAAAGATCTATCTTTTAACATTACTGTTATTTTTTGCATTTTTTACCAATGCACAGGTAACGGTTCAAGGGGTACCCCGAAATGATATCAAGCAGAATTCAAAGCAAAAGAATGAGCTTAAAACGACCACTACCGTCACTGATTTTTCTGATATTCAGTATTGGGTAGGGACAGGTTCTAAAAAGGCTGCTTTTGTAGTACAATGGAACGACGGTAAGAATCCTGATGCTTTAGTTTGGGGATTTAAATGGGATGGAAATGCTACAGGAGAAGATATGTTGAAAGCAATTGCTCAGACAGATCATCGTTTTTATTCTTTACTATACCAGGGAACAACTTTTGGAAGTGCAATAGGAGGACTTGGATTTGATCTGAATGGACAAGGGACTATTGGACTTTACAAGAGCGGAAACCTTACGTATCCATTATATCCGTTAAATGGGATTGTTAATACAACGGCATATGATTTTGATGACTATACATCAATAGATGGAGCGAATGATCATTGGAAGTCTGGATGGACTACCGGATATTGGTCTTACTGGGTGAAAAATCCTGCAGATGCAGCCTTTGGATATTCAAGTTTGGGTGCCAGCAACCGTGTTTTAGAAGATGGTTCTTGGGATCTCTGGAATTTTTATCCGGGAATGGTTGATCAGCCTATTTCAACAACTCTGACTCCGGTGTCAGCTTATTCTTCACCAACAACATTTACAGATGGTTATTTTATGGTGAATGAAGATTGGTTTGGGCATACCAATGGTTCTGTAAACTTTATTAATAATAACGGACAGATTAACTACCGAGTGTACAGCAATGCAAATAACAATCAGTCTTTTGGAGCGACTACTCAATATGGTACCATTTACGGGGATAAATTTTATTTTATTTCTAAACAGGCTGCTGATGGAGGAGATACTCAATATACACCGGGCGGTAGACTTGTCATTGCGAATGCGACCACAATGCAGAAAATAGCTGGATTTAACACAATTGGTGGCGGTGATGGAAGATCATTCCTTGGAGTTAATGAGCATAAAGGATACATAGGAACGACTACAGGGATTTTCTTATTTAATATTGATAATTTACAGGTTGGAAGCCTGGTTCCCGGAACTGGTGGAAAAGGGCAGATCGGAAATATGATCCGTACTTCACAATATGTATTTGCTGTAACACAAAATGGGGGTATCCTGGTTATTAATCCTAATACCAATGCCGTTGTTCAGACTATAGCTGGTGCATTCTATTCAATTGTGCAGGCGAAAGATGGAAGTGTATGGGGTATTCAGGAACAGAAATTAGTGAGCATTAATCCTACTACTTTTGCGACATTAGAATATGCAATTCCTACGACTAAGTATTTCGGTGACTGGGGAGCGTGGTATGCAGGAAGACTTACATACAGTACCCAGCAAAATGCTTTATACTGGATCAATTCTATCAATGCTTTTTCTTCAGGAGCGAAGATTGTGAAGTTTGATGTTACCTCTAAAGCATTTAATGAAAACTTTGCTGCAATTCCAGGACAGGCCGGAACGTATAAGCAAATTCCTTATGGTGCTGCATTGCGTGTTAACCCAGTAACCGATGAGCTCATTCTAAATACGACAGAAAGTGGTTTTGGAGCGCATTATCAGAAAAACTGGATACATACATTCAGTAATACAGGAGCTCTTACAAATACTAAAACATTAAATGATTATTATTGGTTCCCTTCAGTGGCTGTATTCCCGGATAATAATGCTCCGGTTGTGAAAAGTACATTCCCATCTCAGACCACAGTGAACAGTACTACAACAATCGATTTAAAAACAGTAGTTTCAGATACGGATAATTTATCGATGGCTATTGTAAAATCCATAAAATCTAATAGCAATCAGGGTATTGTTACTGCTGTAATCAATACAAATGATGAGCTGGTTTTAACACCTCACAGCACGGGAACGGCTACCGTTGTATTAAGCTTTAACTCTAATGGAAAAGTAGTTGAGAAATCCCTTACAGTAAATGCAAGTACTTCAACATTAGGAACCGCTGAAGTTAAAAAACTTGAATTAGGAATTTATCCTAATCCGGCTACAGACATCCTTAATATTAAAACACAGGATAAAGTGATGAACACTACTATTTTTGATATTTCAGGAAAAGTGATCAATGCTCCGTTCAATAATGGACAGATCAATGTAAGCACACTTACTAAAGGAATGTATATTCTAAAAGTGGTTACTGATAAAGCTGTATATCAACAGAAATTTATTAAGAATTAA
- a CDS encoding T9SS type A sorting domain-containing protein, with product MKTNLLAGQSMTKKVVLASLLFLMGTMSFAQIVKTYPSSQTNRAYGICVACFVQNPENAVGSNENDYSTLLVPVGLLGRTEQTLIFSATNIAADTNKLVIGIGTDQSILTAQLIGGVSVETFLGDVSNNDYMNIHDDVLKLGGTDASRGALELTMNKPYDRVKISLNSGLLNLNGGFRIYYAYQYKDPHISLMANIQDGQITLDGKIPFEGSEVTLVNSSGKEVHRSTLQSKTFESRQPEGFYILTLKTKEGKLYSRKIMIK from the coding sequence ATGAAAACAAATCTATTAGCAGGCCAAAGTATGACGAAAAAAGTAGTCTTGGCGTCTTTACTGTTCCTTATGGGCACTATGTCTTTTGCACAAATCGTTAAAACGTATCCAAGCAGCCAAACAAATCGGGCTTACGGTATTTGTGTCGCTTGTTTTGTACAAAATCCAGAAAATGCAGTAGGAAGTAATGAAAATGATTATTCTACTCTACTCGTTCCTGTGGGATTATTAGGAAGAACAGAACAGACCCTGATCTTCTCTGCCACGAATATAGCTGCAGATACCAATAAGCTTGTCATTGGTATTGGTACAGATCAATCCATTCTAACTGCCCAGTTAATAGGTGGAGTATCAGTAGAAACATTTCTTGGAGATGTTTCTAATAACGATTATATGAACATCCATGATGATGTTCTTAAGCTTGGCGGTACAGACGCAAGCAGAGGAGCTCTTGAGCTTACCATGAACAAGCCTTATGATCGTGTTAAGATAAGCCTTAACTCTGGTTTGCTTAACCTTAATGGTGGTTTCCGTATTTATTATGCATACCAATACAAGGATCCACATATCAGCTTAATGGCTAACATCCAGGATGGACAGATTACCCTTGATGGAAAAATTCCTTTCGAAGGATCTGAAGTTACATTAGTTAATTCATCAGGAAAAGAAGTTCACCGTTCTACACTGCAATCTAAAACATTTGAATCCAGACAACCGGAAGGGTTCTATATCTTAACACTTAAGACGAAAGAAGGAAAATTATATTCCCGTAAAATTATGATTAAGTAA
- a CDS encoding MFS transporter, translating into MTNYFTFFLIDKFHISVKDSQLYLFMFLAAVAVGTILGGKLGDKYGRKKIIWISILGAAPFTLCLPYLSLVWTIVFAVLIGLIIASAFSAILVYATDLMPDKIGLVAGLFFGFMFGMGGIGSAVLGAVADDTSIAYVFKICAFLPLMGVITAFLPNIKGSKKSN; encoded by the coding sequence ATGACGAATTATTTCACTTTCTTTCTGATTGATAAATTTCATATCTCCGTTAAAGACTCTCAGTTATATTTATTTATGTTTCTTGCTGCTGTTGCTGTAGGAACTATATTGGGTGGAAAATTGGGCGATAAATATGGCAGAAAGAAAATTATCTGGATTTCAATTTTGGGGGCTGCTCCATTTACTTTATGCCTTCCGTATCTTTCATTAGTATGGACCATAGTATTTGCTGTTCTAATAGGTTTGATCATTGCTTCAGCATTTTCTGCCATCTTAGTATATGCAACAGATCTTATGCCCGATAAAATTGGTCTGGTAGCCGGTTTATTTTTTGGTTTCATGTTTGGAATGGGCGGAATCGGATCCGCTGTTTTAGGTGCAGTGGCAGATGATACCAGTATTGCATATGTATTTAAAATTTGTGCCTTCTTACCACTTATGGGAGTAATAACAGCTTTTTTACCTAACATTAAAGGATCAAAAAAAAGTAATTAA
- a CDS encoding MFS transporter, protein MENIKTQTIDTSKIVYPILFMISFSHFLNDLIQSTIPSLYPILKGEFKLSFAQIGIITLVFQLTASILQPFVGIYTDKKPNPRSLAIGMALSMAGLLLLAAAHHYYVILIAVAFIGMGSSVFHPEASRVAQMASGGQKGLAQSIFQVGGNSGSAIGPLLVALIVLPLGQGYVGLFAIAAFIGIILLWRIGNWYAERLSIKKQLNIKI, encoded by the coding sequence ATGGAAAATATAAAGACCCAAACAATTGACACTTCTAAAATTGTTTACCCCATTTTATTTATGATCAGTTTTTCTCATTTTTTGAATGACCTGATCCAATCTACTATTCCTTCATTATACCCCATTCTAAAAGGTGAATTTAAATTATCATTTGCTCAGATTGGTATTATTACTCTGGTATTTCAACTTACCGCATCTATTTTACAACCATTTGTAGGGATCTACACGGATAAGAAACCCAATCCAAGATCTCTTGCCATAGGAATGGCATTATCAATGGCTGGTTTATTACTTCTTGCAGCTGCACATCACTATTATGTCATCCTTATTGCTGTTGCATTTATCGGAATGGGATCTTCAGTATTTCATCCGGAAGCTTCACGGGTTGCCCAAATGGCTTCAGGAGGACAAAAGGGACTCGCACAGTCTATTTTTCAGGTGGGTGGTAATTCCGGAAGTGCCATAGGCCCATTATTAGTAGCCCTCATTGTACTTCCATTAGGACAAGGGTATGTCGGTTTATTTGCTATTGCTGCCTTTATTGGTATCATCCTTTTATGGAGAATTGGAAACTGGTATGCGGAAAGATTGTCCATTAAAAAACAGCTAAACATAAAGATTTAG
- a CDS encoding FadR/GntR family transcriptional regulator: MAQIQRRTLAQEVAERLTEGIINNEYAVGEKLPIEPELMKIYGVGRSSIREAIKILSIKGVLNVQQGVGTFVVSKNIQESLETQMDKAQIEDVFEVRSLLESKIAARAAMYHTEKDLKTIKSYLDLRAKLAKENQALECYQADINFHVAIAEACGNSLLKEIYKIASKHVLKTYESSHNNNTDSFIASQKIHTDLYLYIEKRDSDHAALTAQKIVERQY; this comes from the coding sequence ATGGCACAAATTCAAAGACGAACATTAGCTCAGGAAGTTGCAGAAAGGCTGACTGAAGGGATAATCAATAATGAATATGCTGTTGGTGAAAAACTTCCTATTGAGCCTGAGCTCATGAAAATTTATGGTGTTGGACGGTCAAGTATTCGGGAAGCCATAAAAATATTATCTATTAAGGGAGTATTAAATGTACAGCAGGGCGTTGGCACATTTGTAGTTTCCAAAAACATTCAGGAGTCTTTGGAAACCCAGATGGACAAAGCACAAATTGAAGATGTGTTTGAAGTAAGGTCTCTTCTGGAATCAAAAATTGCCGCAAGAGCAGCGATGTATCATACTGAAAAAGATTTAAAGACGATAAAATCCTATTTAGATCTCAGAGCCAAACTGGCTAAAGAAAATCAGGCTCTTGAATGTTATCAGGCGGATATTAATTTCCATGTAGCCATTGCAGAAGCTTGTGGCAATAGCCTTTTAAAAGAAATTTATAAAATAGCCAGTAAGCATGTGTTGAAAACGTATGAAAGCAGCCACAATAACAACACGGACTCTTTCATTGCTTCACAAAAAATACATACAGATCTTTATCTTTATATAGAAAAGAGAGACTCTGATCATGCTGCATTGACTGCACAGAAAATTGTTGAGAGACAATATTAA
- a CDS encoding acyl-CoA thioester hydrolase/BAAT C-terminal domain-containing protein has translation MEFNKTTWAFLILLLNFSPISIFSQDTLKTANVEAILYVGNDKSQPLIVGLGGSEGGNAWTKDYWKKTRQEFIDKGYAFLAIGYFGCKNTPSILNQIAINDVHNAIMEASKNKKINKNKIAVIGGSRGADLALLLGSYYQDISCVIGMSSSNVVFPGHTQEFTTSCWTLNEKELPFVPVNEEAVPFLMKHDLRGTFEAMLKDTIAEEKAIIKVENIRGSILILSGTKDEMIPAVQMGNKMISRLKNNKFRYAYEHQIYEGSHAEPTKHFDKIFAFLEKNFK, from the coding sequence ATGGAATTTAATAAAACAACCTGGGCATTTTTAATTTTATTGTTAAACTTCAGCCCGATTTCTATATTCTCACAGGATACTTTAAAAACAGCTAATGTAGAGGCAATTTTATATGTAGGAAATGATAAAAGCCAACCACTTATAGTTGGTCTTGGCGGATCAGAAGGAGGCAATGCATGGACAAAAGATTATTGGAAAAAAACACGACAAGAATTTATCGACAAAGGGTATGCTTTCTTGGCTATTGGATATTTTGGATGTAAAAATACACCATCCATATTAAACCAGATAGCCATTAACGATGTACATAATGCCATCATGGAGGCTTCTAAAAACAAAAAAATCAATAAAAACAAAATCGCAGTCATTGGAGGATCCAGAGGTGCGGATCTCGCATTACTATTAGGCAGCTATTATCAGGACATTTCTTGTGTCATTGGAATGTCATCCAGCAATGTTGTTTTTCCCGGCCATACCCAAGAGTTTACAACTTCCTGCTGGACGCTAAACGAGAAAGAGCTACCATTTGTTCCTGTAAATGAAGAAGCTGTTCCTTTTTTAATGAAGCATGATCTCAGGGGCACATTTGAAGCCATGCTAAAGGATACCATTGCAGAAGAAAAAGCCATTATAAAAGTAGAGAACATAAGAGGTTCGATTCTAATCTTATCCGGCACAAAAGATGAAATGATCCCTGCAGTACAAATGGGTAATAAAATGATTTCCAGACTTAAAAATAACAAATTCAGATATGCATATGAACATCAGATTTACGAAGGTTCTCATGCTGAACCCACGAAACATTTTGATAAAATATTCGCTTTTTTAGAAAAGAATTTTAAATAA